One stretch of Zingiber officinale cultivar Zhangliang chromosome 6B, Zo_v1.1, whole genome shotgun sequence DNA includes these proteins:
- the LOC121989679 gene encoding APO protein 3, mitochondrial-like: protein MFLCRLGGLVKHHHFDHHRGVRRYSSMNPVPLFYTGSTRSDEHVELPRRLQRSERKPLVTGITELKRTKRAERKTKQEVREITLRPPDNGLLVRRLVPVAHEVHRSWQVLFKCASRVLEQVGVHACRVCGEVHVGGAPHLIRTCDVAGSMPSKEHSWVRGGTEHVLPSVESFHLYDRLGRAVSHEERLMVDRIPAVVELCIQAGVDVPEYPTKRRIYPVYNVAGKLIDFERKFPRDYSSGIDIQTHGFWEKKKNNNNNQKERESESFAFGEDAQEIATRGMEAWERLQSGVSELMTKYPAQTCGFCSEVQVGTKGHRARICQAYKHQMRDGQHAWQEATVDDLVPPVYVWHVPDPRSGTPLVDELKRYLGKLPAAVELFAQAGAGVGEAYRGMMREDVCVPELDEERLVV from the exons ATGTTCCTCTGCAGACTCGGTGGCTTGGTAAAGCACCACCACTTCGACCACCACCGAGGTGTTCGACGATATTCGTCAATGAATCCAGTGCCGCTCTTTTACACGGGTTCCACAAGGTCGGACGAGCACGTCGAGCTCCCTAGGAGGCTACAGAGATCAGAGAGGAAGCCGCTCGTGACGGGCATAACCGAGCTTAAAAGGACAAAGAGGGCCGAGAGGAAAACGAAGCAAGAGGTGCGCGAGATCACGCTGCGGCCGCCCGACAATGGCCTTCTCGTCAGGAGATTGGTTCCCGTGGCGCACGAGGTTCATCGCTCGTGGCAGGTGCTCTTCAAATGCGCTTCCAGGGTTTTGGAGCAAGTCGGTGTTCACGCGTGCAG AGTGTGCGGAGAAGTTCACGTAGGAGGAGCTCCTCATCTGATACGCACTTGTGATGTTGCCGGAAGCATGCCCAGCAAAGAACACAGTTGGGTAAGAGGCGGGACCGAGCATGTTCTTCCTTCGGTCGAGTCGTTCCATCTGTACGACAGATTGGGGAGGGCGGTCTCGCACGAGGAGCGTCTAATGGTCGACAGGATTCCCGCCGTCGTAGAGCTATGCATCCAAGCAGGAGTGGATGTTCCAGAGTATCCGACAAAGAGAAGGATCTACCCTGTTTACAATGTTGCAGGAAAGTTGATTGATTTTGAACGGAAGTTTCCTCGTGATTATTCTAGCGGAATAGACATACAAACGCATGGTttttgggagaagaagaagaacaacaacaacaaccaaaagGAACGCGAATCAGAGTCATTTGCATTTGGAGAAGATGCACAAG AGATCGCCACACGAGGCATGGAAGCATGGGAGAGGTTGCAGTCCGGCGTTTCAGAGCTGATGACGAAGTACCCGGCTCAAACATGCGGGTTCTGCTCGGAAGTCCAAGTGGGAACGAAGGGCCACCGGGCGCGGATCTGCCAAGCTTACAAGCACCAGATGCGAGACGGACAACACGCGTGGCAGGAGGCGACGGTGGACGATCTCGTGCCGCCAGTTTACGTCTGGCATGTTCCCGATCCCCGCAGCGGCACACCGCTCGTGGACGAGCTGAAGAGGTACCTCGGAAAGCTGCCAGCTGCAGTGGAGCTGTTTGCTCAGGCTGGTGCCGGCGTCGGCGAGGCTTATCGAGGGATGATGAGAGAAGACGTGTGTGTGCCGGAATTGGACGAAGAGAGATTAGTGGTCTGA
- the LOC121989678 gene encoding NADH dehydrogenase [ubiquinone] 1 beta subcomplex subunit 2-like, which yields MGGGGGHGGSTTYKGFTIHHPKRWHTAAGKGLCAVMWFWILYRAKQDGPVVLGWRHPWEGHGDHSHDHVPEDKASH from the exons ATGGGCGGCGGCGGAGGGCATGGCGGGAGCACCACCTACAAGGGTTTCACCATCCACCACCCAAAACGATGGCACACCGCCGCCGGGAAGGGCCTCTGCGCCGTTATGTG GTTTTGGATTCTTTATAGGGCTAAGCAAGATGGACCAGTAGTCTTG GGTTGGCGTCATCCTTGGGAAGGGCATGGAGATCACTCACATGATCATGTGCCTGAAGACAAG GCATCGCATTAG
- the LOC121989677 gene encoding uncharacterized protein LOC121989677, translating to MITRSNLAEQLREYQMRSKHEWATLSFFSSTATNTSSWVDAILVVWELSMLACLIFSGVALFFRYMKAALVLISLTFLMFLCIKVTKQVRRNRKMKRKMLLPLSM from the exons ATGATAACGCGATCGAATCTGGCGGAGCAGCTCAGGGAGTACCAGATGAGATCCAAGCACGAGTGGGCCACCTTATCGTTCTTCTCCTCCACCGCCACCAACACTTCCTCCTG GGTGGACGCAATACTTGTGGTATGGGAGCTGTCTATGTTGGCTTGCCTAATTTTCTCGGGGGTTGCTTTGTTTTTCCGGTACATGAAGGCTGCTTTGGTCTTAATCTCTCTCACTTTTCTTATGTTTTTGTGCATCAAAGTAACAAAGCAAGTAAGAAGAAACAGGAAGATGAAGAGAAAAATGCTTCTACCATTATCAATGTAA
- the LOC121989676 gene encoding dr1-associated corepressor homolog — translation MRKKLGTRFPASRIKKIMQADEDVGKIALAVPLLVSKALELFLQDLCDRTYEITLQRGAKTLNSSHLKQCVKIHSAYDFLTGVVNKVPNLGGMETSEDDKGIGHRRKTLPPGDDIDSNEDLQLRSPKMAMMDASVSPRGRGRGRGRGRGRGRPPTKHREERYVKCEDDDDDIMLGDQDEAPIGQPVQSEIASASSASIIAGPATSTAVEIKQDQQTAWHPPDGVANIGIEPPRLVQLTVRIDEDEDYDNED, via the exons atgaggaagaagctAGGCACCCGATTCCCGGCG TCGAGAATAAAAAAGATAATGCAGGCAGATGAAGATGTTGGCAAGATTGCGTTGGCTGTGCCTCTTCTTGTAT CAAAGGCTTTGGAGTTGTTCTTGCAAGATCTTTGTGACAGGACATATGAAATTACTCTCCAAAGGGGAGCCAAGACATTGAATTCTTCACACCT AAAACAATGTGTGAAGATTCATAGTGCTTATGATTTTTTAACTGGTGTTGTCAACAAGGTACCCAACCTTGGTGGCATGGAAACTTCTGAAGATGACAAGGGAATCGGTCACAGAAG GAAGACACTGCCACCTGGGGATGACATCGATAGCAATGAGGACCTTCAATTGAGGTCCCCTAAAATG GCTATGATGGATGCTAGTGTTAGTCCTAGAGGTCGTGGCAGAGGTAGAGGAAGAGGCAGAGGACGaggccggccaccaaccaagcatAGAGAGGAACGGTATGTGAAATGTGAAGATGACGACGACGACATAATGTTAGGGGATCAGGATGAGGCCCCGATTGGACAGCCTGTACAGTCTGAGATTGCTTCTGCTTCCTCGGCTTCAATCATTGCGGGACCTGCAACTTCAACCGCAGTCGAGATTAAGCAAGATCAGCAAACTGCTTGGCATCCGCCTGACGGAGTGGCCAACATCGGCATAGAACCACCCAGACTTGTACAATTAACCGTGCGGATAGACGAGGATGAGGATTATGACAACGAAGATTAG